The DNA window AATCTTGGCAATGGTTGTGGATTCAACTGTTTGCGTATTTTCCTCAGATTACCTTGATCAGCAAAGCCATGAATGGCAGACTGCCAGGTGGCATAATGAATATTAGTTCCCTATATAgagatatttaaataaaacaattatggGGTAGCTTGTGAGATATGTAGGATACACTGTAAATTTGCTATGTTTAATTGGAAATGGatgttaattaataaaatatgttaGTTTCATTCACTgaacataggtggaagtgacgtGCAGGTCTTGCGAGGAAATATTCCCCAGGTAGGTTGTAGACCACTACCCTCCCCTATGAACCTAGATTTTGCATCAAGGTATTATGTTGTTTGATACCATCATTCTATCAAACTTTTATGTTCCTGAAATTTCCAGCTTTTGATCTCAGTGAATGAAACCAGAGTTATTGATAATGACAAGACTGTAGTGCAAAGCTACAATATGAAAAATACACAAGATGTTGCTTTGATGTCCATGCTATATTCTTACCTTTGGTCCACTATGGAATGTCAGAAAACTTTCAGCTGTGGTGAGCACACCTGTAACAATATATGTGTACAATAATGTAAGACATCAAGAACATTACAAAAACCTGTGAGATGTACTCATCTTTAAGAATGACTGAATGAATATGGCCATTGTCatgtcattattacatatgtagcaGAGATTTATACTTGCACCGATGCACACGCATACAAGTGGTATTTATACTGCAGCGCAATACCAAAGATATTACTGCATACCTGCATGTGAATGATATGCCAATGAGCACATGGTTGTTCATTCTACACAAAAAGCGAGTGAtcgcatagtgtcatttttatggaaagttgttgtttcagataaacacaacagaaccccatgtcaagcgagtgcaagtgtgggtactctggggtatttgcactcatgcttgaagtgttttctgctgcactttcactctaTGCTTATGAAAGgactgccacagagaacactgcaagcacttgtgcaaatatgCCACACTTTTGCACTCATTTGTCacagggttctgtcatattaatAGACATTTCTCAGTCTAAACTTTGAACTACGGTATATAGTCTCTACTATTTTACAGTAAGTTGCAATACATACACAGATTTATTAAACTACATTGCAAACTTCTTTCCTGCTAGTTTTAGAATTCTATGTTGTGTAAATAATACTTCCATACTGCAGTGTACCAGTACATACATCTTATAAGGTGCTTTTTATCTTTCAAATGGGAAGGTTATGAATTATGTTATGAATTATGCAACATACCTGGAAATTTCTCTTTCAAGAACAGTACTCCCATATCAGCTGGAATGCTATCAAACCCACAACTTCCAACAACATACACATTATTCTCCTTTGCCAGGCTGTGATATTTTAACTGCATGTTCTCCAAAAACTGATTAGAAAATTCCAAGAAGACACATGTTTAGTTACACAGCAGTAAATctttatacattgtacttatcAATGCACTATTTTGAGCAAACAATGTCAGTGCTGGTGAATCGAGCATTTGCTGTCATAGTgctatattttgttattgtatgacACCATTGTCAACccaatattcaaataaaactgCACACTTTTGAAAACAACTGTAAACCATtcatttttgcaaattagtgTACTCATTATGCAAGCAGTATCAACCAATAACGATATCAAGGTGTTTTACAACatcatacaaaatatgaatatcataATATCCTTAATGTATAGACTTGAGATACAAAACATCAGCCTTTGGAATCACCTCACTGTCTCAATCGTTCTGACCAATCACTAATCATTTTTGCCTTTACGCATATGCCCACATCAAGCAAATACGATAACACATCTTACTTGAGGTTCACCACTGATATCCAAATGATGGGCTCCATTCTCTACACAGGCTTTGACAACCTGTTCTCCCCAAAAACGGTACTGTAATGATAAAACCACAATTTCAAGTTATAAATATGCCTTGCTTGTTCTACAAGATAAATTGTATACCATGCTCAATCTAGAGTTTCAAATAGTGTACTTGCAAAGTCTTTCTGATGAATGTATAACAATGGCAGATGAACTATCCACAAGCTACcacagacacaaactacaactacTTATTGTGAGAAGTTGATATAACCTTTAAACATATGTGATGtgattacactcacagtagggtgatgattctgatagcaagttttttttctaaagtGGAGGCACACACAACCTcattcaatgtttacactatcttgcaGGGTGATTTGTTCCACACAACAAAGGCACCACTCTTACTCAtgtgtgtaatctaccatgtGCAATGACAATAGTTTGATTTGTGACTACCTCAGTTTGCCAATAGCACATCTTCCATAGTAATATCATTGTGGCAAACTGAGAAGATAAATCAATGCAAGAGCTAAGCAATGAGGCAAGCAGTTGACTTACTGGTCCTACACAGTTCATAACCAACTTGGCTTGTTGACAAAGTTTAGCCATTGAGTCCCCATCATTTACATCAGCAATAATGACTTCAACATTATCCAGTTGTTTACCTgtgcaatgaaatgaaatctgtCTTTAAAATAGCAATGATTAGCGAAATCAACTATTTTCACTCTTGTCTTCAGATAATCAATTTGATATATGGTGGGAATAGACATTGTGAGAAGAGATGGCTGCCACTGTTGAATAGAAGAGATCAATGCTTTAGATTCCAGGCCTCTGTATGTACGACTGGAATACTGGGATGAACCATGAGTGCAACACATCAAGGAGACTGTCATTGTTTTAAAGCTAAAAGGTGTGTTTGAAGTTAGTACATCTGACATTTTTAGTATACTTTCACTTTCCTGTATAAAGGATGTGTATATATGAGCAACCCAGACAGCAATATCTACAGTTAGTTCCAATTTGAAATTAGCAAAAAAGACTTTTCTTCACATCCTGATTGCTTTGATACCTTTATGGATACTTTACTGCTACATTTGGCACAAACACTTTAAAATGAACTGTAGAAGTACTGACCACAACATCACAATAAGAAGACTAATTGACTCTCTTTAACCATTTCTTTTACTAACaactttaatatgcaaatgagaccaGAACACTTTTTTTCCTAACATGATAATCTTCTTAATGGTTTTCATAATCAATATCCTTGAGAATGACACTAAATCAAACTTCTTATGGTAACATTTATAGTTTATACAATTCATAGATTTGTCTCACTATTTCAAAGCTCCTGTAGCACTAACAATTGTTGCAGAATTGATGGTAATTTACTTCCAAAGACTGAAAGATGTATAAGTTTGTTAATTTAATGTTTTCTATTACATTCACTTTTCTTTTCTAGATCCATTCACACCATATGATTCTACCGATCTACCtaagaacaattttttttattgtagttACTTTCCCCCATAGCAATAATTTCATCACCATTGAGCACTATCACTCGTACATCAAATCACTCTATCATGGGACTATGATCAGATTTAAAAGACTGTCAGTTAAAGGTGCCAGAAGAAAGACAAGTTTCAACATGACAAGTTTTGGCCTTCAGTGAAGATACTTATTTTTGATAAGGTTCCTCCCAACCCCGTCATGAGCACTTGactataaaatacaaatataaaatacaaattattttccGTTTAAAAGtttaactaacaccaaatattttgttttacaatcCAGTTCAGAGGGTCACATGATTGCACAAGCAAGAAGAAAGCATAGCAATAGCATTTTCGATTGCCtgaattaaataaatgtatgtaactCCATGGATGTATAGGTGAGACATCTATGGTAACTCGAACGTGACAAATTATAGAAGACACCAAATCATGCACACGTAATATTGTGCCACAGTTGCAGTTCCGATTGTGTCCTTCTGGTAGGTACGTCTACCCCTGTGGTGGACttcaccatagaccctccaccaagcgGAGGGTCTGACTTTACACAACATTGTGCTCAAGTAAACAGTTTCCAATAATTTTACATGCAATTCGATTAAATATACCTGGGATTCAAAGGGAAATAAAGTTCAGCGCTTACAAACGAAATATTCTGGTTTCACGATTGATCGCTGGTGTTATGACAACACACATGTGACTGTGCTCGAAACTGCGTATGACACTGTGCAAAGAGAGATGGGCGTGCGCGATTCTCACCTGTTTCTTTCTGTGCTTGTTGCAATATGCCATCAAGTTTAGATTTATTGCGACCTGCAACTGCCCATTTCAGATCTTTCTCTTTTTCAGTGACACGGGCAAGTTCCTCAACCACAAATTGGCCCGTAAACCCTGTTGCTCCAAAGACGACCACGTCGAACTTTCTCTCCAGGGGCGCAGCCATGTTTAAATGTTTACACTCAGAAGTGATAGCGCCCCCTAGAAAGTCGCGGCGCTGTACGTATGCTATGTACCCTACACACAGTCAGTGTACACTCgtacgtgtagggtctatggtacaatATTAGCATGTATACACAGGGACACGTATTGCTTAGATTATTAGATTATCGAGGAAAGTATGACAcgaatcttgctactacaagTGTATCAATATACCCTCTATATTAGGAGATACTAGTAACTAACATTGGGGAGGGGGgaatatattcaagtcaaacATTGTCATAGTTTGCCTAGTCTGTAGACATTGCAATTGAGGAAAACAACAGTATATTAGAAACAAAcgaaatattcatgagatgagGATGACTATTTTACCCAGGATTTTTTATCTTAAAAGAATTCATTTAGAACatgaagaaaaaatacaaaagaataaaaataacaaatatgccCAATTTTACTAGCCTATTAATAGGCATAAAGTGCACACATTTCGATGGCAACACATTTACCGTATGAAAAAGtgaattttttgttattaacacacaaaaaaatgtgtagcACAATTAGCTTACAAAAGTGTGACATATCAGGATTACAGGTACTTGTAGTCTGGAATCAGGAATTAGCTGatatataacattttaaaatttcgGAATAGACTGAGTATGAAATAGAATCCTTTCAATGTAGAGGGGAAATGAATTCATTGGGCTCGAAGTTCACAAAGTTTCTCAAAACAAACCCAGGAAAGAAAAAAActtaaaaacagaaagaaaaaaccctcaaaatcaaaactaacgctacaattattgcagctaaatAATCAGCATACAGAGATGGCAACGATAACAGTGACGACACTGGCAGCAACAATAGGGAAAAGCAGTGTTTCttagattattttttttccttgtctacaggctaaaCATAACATTGTGACGAATATGTGTCCCCCAcctttgtaaaaacaaaacaaaacaaaaaaacaaacctCCTGCCCTCACCTTGTAgtgtattgatacatttgtagtaccaggattcgtgtgatattacgaaaacaacaatataatataagCAATATTATTACGTGTCCCTGTGAGAGCAACAGCAACGTTCGCCAACACTACACATGCAGAAATAACAGATTATAGCTTGTAAGGAGCGAGATCAATatgttcaatgtaggataaaaaactaaactCTTACTTTATCCCACACCCAAAAAAACGATTGTACTTTTAgtggatctgttttgtacccctagaTACAAATATTTCGTTTTAAAATGTCgtgaaattgagaaatggaagaatttttgctatagtaaatgcatggcactaaaaaataaagtaaagtgtgacAAAAGAACTATTTACTATCAGTCCTCattacacactggctttgtattcatagcactacatactactacatactgatttgaaattgattgtactgtctatctgaaacattttcaattttggccaatttagttagagcatggaagtatacttccatggttagagGTGGTGGGAGTCTGAAGCCTAACtaaaaaaatagtgtttttttttatctgaactATTGCTCTCGCCCCTAACACGGCAGCCAATAAactcaaacagaaaaaaagtaaaatagtttaataaaggccaattacatgtaatatattccACATGAACGCATTCACGtttaatgaaaattatgaaactTTTGTAGATTTGGTATGCCTTGATGTTGAGTTTAAGCCACAGAAAGTTATGAACATGAAGTGCACGAAATTCACTGAGGCAACTGATTATTAAATgcaaatgtttgtgtgttattgttTCCAAAAAAATGGAAACGGTGGTCGATTTACAACACTCTGACATAATCATCCATCGTCGAGAATTGTAATTACTGATAGATGTGAATGACCCAATCTGGACCCAATGGtcagcatgcatgcatggacaACCCAGCATGCACCATCACCATGGCTGGTTCAATCGaatctttgttttgtttgtctgtggTCTGCGACAGAATTGTATTGACCTTTCAACCCGGAACATACCATTTTATAATGGAGGTACACTAAATAGTATTTATACTCTCGGTACATTTATGCGTAATTTGACTATGCGTTAACTGCCTACA is part of the Glandiceps talaboti chromosome 2, keGlaTala1.1, whole genome shotgun sequence genome and encodes:
- the LOC144451320 gene encoding saccharopine dehydrogenase-like oxidoreductase, which gives rise to MAAPLERKFDVVVFGATGFTGQFVVEELARVTEKEKDLKWAVAGRNKSKLDGILQQAQKETGKQLDNVEVIIADVNDGDSMAKLCQQAKLVMNCVGPYRFWGEQVVKACVENGAHHLDISGEPQFLENMQLKYHSLAKENNVYVVGSCGFDSIPADMGVLFLKEKFPGVLTTAESFLTFHSGPKGTNIHYATWQSAIHGFADQGNLRKIRKQLNPQPLPRLEPKLPKRGALFFNPDVGKYCLPFLGADASVVRRTQRFQYENEEKRPLQFGAYFTVASLLYLIPMMVVGLMFGVLAKFKFGRTLLEKFPKLFSVGMVTHEGPTREQMATTSFTMTFFGEGFSKKDENMTTNDMKMVTKVAGPEPGYVATPIAIVQAGLTLLSEQEALPDSGGVYSPGAAFANTKLIENLDKHGMKFTVVSEAKTK